A genomic segment from Methanolobus zinderi encodes:
- a CDS encoding DUF7479 domain-containing protein: MVKISEEMDNLLKDNGIKQEEIQEVIDNAESSGTKLKARDDDLAIAKGVSDNLTMYAVYSPSELVDAYAHKMNILGVTGGEIDDVANDDESEWECAKCGEIALERNVDMTYMGVTRPGPGLVCPKCDEYYVSAGVAKTLKTAESILEEKRA, from the coding sequence ATGGTAAAAATAAGTGAAGAAATGGACAATTTACTCAAGGACAACGGTATCAAACAGGAAGAGATCCAGGAAGTGATCGACAATGCGGAATCCAGCGGAACAAAGCTGAAGGCCAGAGATGATGATCTTGCAATTGCAAAGGGTGTCTCTGACAACCTCACAATGTATGCTGTCTATTCACCTTCAGAACTTGTTGATGCATACGCCCACAAGATGAATATTCTCGGCGTCACCGGCGGAGAAATTGATGATGTGGCAAATGACGATGAGAGCGAATGGGAATGTGCAAAATGCGGAGAGATCGCACTGGAAAGGAATGTAGACATGACATATATGGGTGTGACAAGACCAGGACCTGGCCTTGTATGTCCAAAATGTGATGAATACTATGTTTCAGCAGGTGTTGCAAAGACCCTGAAGACCGCTGAATCGATCCTGGAAGAAAAGAGAGCCTGA
- a CDS encoding uroporphyrinogen decarboxylase family protein — MPAEDYIPIDQDWLGEAGSLWTTPWVDKPSDRVIVDPIILSHAATVFRKNAGYFYQNPEEAVRMVCAACELYDVTPVGHYLYADYWGADYGAELKVQTNSPPGITKRPIKTPEDVDNFEVLDTDELVKGPTLTTHYKALDTVLEEYPQMFAPITQLGGTMEVATNWAAIEDVFMWMITEPELVDKLCTKAGDHMVNACRATAERYGANVMITGSVIASGDLMDVEQIKRFSHKPVSRAVKKVLNAGAGPGVYYHLCGNHTDDYQMWRDAPMSPFTIVQIGYDGQDIFPTSKLVEAFGDRCTCFGTVDTKLVDRGTPAQVYEQAKEQVLAGKDSPRGFILGTACECPTNAPPVNVHALVRAAKDHGKYEKF; from the coding sequence ATGCCAGCAGAAGATTATATACCAATAGATCAAGATTGGCTCGGAGAAGCAGGAAGCTTATGGACTACACCTTGGGTCGATAAACCATCTGATAGGGTTATTGTCGATCCGATCATTCTGTCTCATGCAGCGACCGTGTTCAGGAAGAATGCAGGATATTTTTACCAGAATCCTGAAGAAGCGGTAAGAATGGTGTGTGCTGCCTGTGAGCTTTATGATGTAACGCCGGTAGGACACTATCTTTACGCGGACTACTGGGGAGCAGACTACGGAGCTGAACTTAAGGTCCAGACAAACTCTCCACCGGGTATTACAAAGCGTCCTATAAAGACCCCGGAAGATGTCGATAATTTCGAAGTCCTGGACACCGATGAGCTTGTAAAGGGACCAACCCTCACAACACACTACAAGGCACTGGACACTGTTCTGGAAGAATATCCGCAGATGTTCGCACCTATCACTCAGCTTGGTGGTACAATGGAAGTGGCAACCAACTGGGCTGCCATCGAGGATGTCTTCATGTGGATGATCACAGAACCTGAACTTGTCGACAAGCTCTGTACAAAAGCAGGGGATCACATGGTAAACGCCTGCAGAGCAACTGCAGAAAGATACGGTGCAAACGTCATGATCACCGGTTCTGTAATTGCCAGTGGTGACCTCATGGACGTTGAGCAGATCAAGAGATTCAGCCACAAGCCGGTCTCCCGTGCAGTTAAGAAGGTCCTGAATGCAGGTGCCGGTCCTGGTGTATACTACCACCTTTGTGGAAACCACACTGATGACTATCAGATGTGGAGAGATGCTCCGATGAGTCCGTTCACTATCGTTCAGATCGGATATGACGGACAGGATATCTTCCCGACCTCAAAGCTTGTGGAAGCCTTCGGAGACAGGTGTACCTGTTTCGGAACAGTTGACACAAAGCTTGTAGACCGTGGCACACCAGCACAGGTATATGAGCAGGCAAAGGAACAGGTTCTTGCCGGAAAGGACAGTCCGAGAGGATTCATTTTAGGAACAGCATGTGAATGTCCGACCAACGCCCCACCTGTAAACGTCCATGCACTTGTCAGGGCTGCAAAGGATCACGGAAAATATGAAAAGTTCTGA
- a CDS encoding helix-turn-helix transcriptional regulator — protein MEGPATIDEIKESLTGTTSAIMAQVKILLEQGLIEQEEDEYRLTSVGRIIMKKIRPLIKTLNVFEENKDYWDTRDLSSIPEFLLDRIGDLGELMIYEPDLNHLFEPPKELLTSLKNTRNASTFYSYFCPSCPNNYSELAKKEVHYDLVLTRPVYERLRDEYKEQHDAMMESRNSNIYICNDETIKLGALSITDDLMLIAFFNKEGVFDHKKVISFEKSAREWGKDLFLYYKENSEKVK, from the coding sequence ATGGAAGGACCAGCCACTATCGATGAGATAAAAGAGTCGCTGACCGGAACCACCAGTGCGATAATGGCTCAGGTAAAAATCCTTCTTGAGCAGGGGCTCATCGAACAGGAAGAGGACGAATACCGGCTAACCAGTGTTGGCAGGATCATAATGAAGAAAATCAGGCCTTTGATCAAAACGCTGAATGTATTCGAAGAAAATAAAGATTACTGGGACACCAGAGACCTTAGTTCAATCCCCGAGTTTTTACTTGACAGAATAGGAGACCTTGGAGAATTAATGATTTACGAACCCGATCTTAATCATCTCTTCGAGCCTCCGAAAGAACTACTTACAAGTCTCAAAAATACAAGAAATGCATCCACTTTTTATTCATATTTCTGTCCTTCATGCCCGAATAATTATTCAGAACTGGCAAAAAAGGAAGTTCATTATGACCTTGTCCTGACAAGACCTGTCTATGAACGACTCAGGGATGAATATAAAGAACAACATGATGCGATGATGGAATCCAGAAATTCCAATATATACATATGTAATGATGAAACAATTAAACTCGGTGCACTTTCCATCACAGATGATCTGATGTTGATCGCCTTTTTCAATAAGGAAGGTGTGTTTGACCACAAAAAAGTTATAAGCTTTGAGAAGAGTGCCCGTGAATGGGGTAAGGATCTCTTTTTATATTACAAAGAAAATTCAGAGAAGGTTAAATAG
- a CDS encoding potassium channel family protein: MTRQRKTPIIGFFSKLFLIDLILDKDARPIFIYALFNVLIGAFLYNRLEGWSFFDSVYFVVITLTTIGYGDFTPTTPVTRFLTIFFAMNGIAILFTLYDHIRRLRGPGREKIRLK, translated from the coding sequence ATGACAAGACAGCGAAAAACTCCGATTATTGGCTTTTTTTCTAAGCTTTTCCTTATTGATCTTATTTTGGATAAGGATGCCCGTCCTATCTTTATTTATGCATTATTTAATGTCTTGATAGGAGCTTTTCTTTATAACCGGCTTGAAGGATGGAGTTTTTTTGATTCGGTATATTTTGTTGTCATAACGCTTACAACCATAGGCTATGGTGATTTTACCCCGACAACACCAGTAACCAGGTTTCTGACAATATTTTTTGCAATGAACGGAATAGCAATTTTATTCACACTCTATGACCATATCCGACGGCTACGTGGACCGGGCAGGGAGAAAATACGGCTAAAGTAA
- a CDS encoding YqhA family protein: MSALYAIVAATRYLVIIPVIGLIIAAALLFVVGGLKLLEGVYMAIVNPSSVPTDVSVIGIVEFVHLFLIGTVLWITAIGLYQLFIHQMPLPKWLQINDIEELETDLIGMVVVVLAVNFLGVVFNRTENILEYGAAIALPIAALALYINVRGKRSAIHEKIVTSESAEITGDTEES, from the coding sequence ATGAGTGCCTTATATGCAATAGTTGCTGCAACCCGGTATCTTGTGATTATTCCTGTTATAGGACTGATAATTGCCGCAGCATTGTTGTTCGTTGTAGGCGGACTTAAATTACTGGAAGGGGTGTATATGGCTATTGTAAACCCATCCTCTGTACCAACTGATGTTTCAGTGATCGGCATTGTTGAATTCGTACACCTGTTCCTGATCGGCACCGTTCTCTGGATCACAGCAATAGGACTCTACCAGCTTTTCATACATCAGATGCCCCTGCCGAAATGGCTCCAGATAAATGATATTGAAGAGCTGGAAACAGATCTGATAGGAATGGTCGTCGTCGTACTGGCAGTCAACTTCCTCGGAGTTGTTTTCAATCGCACGGAAAACATACTGGAATACGGAGCTGCAATAGCTCTTCCAATAGCTGCTCTGGCACTTTATATTAATGTGAGGGGAAAGAGAAGTGCAATCCATGAAAAAATAGTCACAAGCGAGTCTGCAGAAATTACAGGAGACACGGAGGAAAGTTAA
- a CDS encoding LrgB family protein, producing the protein MIDHTTSFVSALIESPVFGIGISLLTFYAGSIIYKRTGSPLMNPLVLSMLMIIALLLGLHISFEDYNRGGQFISFFLGPATVILAVPLYRKISLLRENVVPIIAGISMGSLAGIVSIIVMCNMFGLNELVSISMIPKSVTTPIGIEISSQLGGMPSITVAAIVFTGIAGVLLGPMICKLFRIDNEVAVGVAIGTSSHALGTTKAVEIGETEGAMSGLAIGIAGLVTVFIAPLLVKLLM; encoded by the coding sequence GTGATTGATCACACAACTTCTTTTGTGTCAGCTCTGATCGAGTCTCCTGTCTTTGGTATAGGGATATCGCTGCTGACATTTTACGCAGGCAGCATAATCTACAAAAGAACAGGCTCCCCCCTCATGAATCCGCTGGTACTCAGCATGTTGATGATAATTGCTCTACTTCTGGGTCTGCATATCAGTTTCGAGGACTACAACAGGGGCGGTCAGTTCATATCCTTCTTTCTTGGTCCTGCAACAGTGATCCTGGCAGTGCCCCTTTACAGGAAGATAAGTTTGCTCAGGGAAAACGTAGTACCCATAATTGCAGGTATCAGCATGGGGTCACTTGCAGGAATCGTGAGCATCATAGTCATGTGTAATATGTTTGGTCTGAACGAGCTGGTCAGCATTTCCATGATACCAAAATCCGTAACAACCCCCATTGGGATAGAAATCTCCAGTCAGCTTGGAGGTATGCCTTCAATAACAGTTGCAGCCATAGTCTTCACAGGAATAGCTGGTGTGCTGCTCGGACCCATGATCTGCAAATTGTTCAGGATAGATAATGAAGTGGCAGTGGGAGTAGCAATCGGGACTTCATCCCATGCGCTCGGAACCACAAAGGCCGTGGAGATCGGAGAGACCGAAGGTGCCATGAGCGGGCTTGCGATTGGTATTGCAGGACTGGTTACAGTGTTTATTGCTCCGTTACTTGTGAAATTACTGATGTAA
- a CDS encoding CidA/LrgA family protein yields the protein MIQDRSFISYLIQFGIILLVTLLGDFFYTHMNLPIPGNVVGMLLLLFFLLTGVLKLSMIEEVSNFMLKHLSFFFIPAAVGLITCFSVLEGKWTALVVISIVSTFIIAVVTGITVQILMKRRQTGD from the coding sequence ATGATACAAGATCGTTCCTTTATCAGCTATCTAATTCAATTCGGCATCATTCTTCTTGTAACACTGCTGGGAGACTTTTTTTACACACATATGAATCTCCCGATACCCGGTAATGTAGTGGGCATGCTTTTGCTTCTTTTTTTCCTTCTTACCGGAGTCCTGAAACTTTCCATGATAGAAGAAGTCAGCAACTTCATGCTGAAACATCTCTCCTTCTTTTTTATACCGGCAGCAGTGGGACTTATCACCTGCTTCTCGGTCCTTGAAGGAAAGTGGACAGCTCTGGTGGTCATATCGATTGTCTCGACATTCATTATTGCAGTTGTGACCGGAATAACAGTACAGATCCTGATGAAAAGGAGACAGACAGGTGATTGA
- a CDS encoding NRAMP family divalent metal transporter — protein MSKVQASTDTATPLATEYSGGNVRRFKAIGSDIFNGSDNRKNLFKAIGPGILVACSAIGGSHLVWSTQAGAYYGWGLLGLILLANLFKYPFFLYGQRYTAATGESLLAGYRRQGAIYVYIFLGINILTGIINTAGVAMLSGTLFAGYGFTGISIPAFTVGILLICAVVILVGHYKMLDKMAKAAVILLTLSTVVALGLAFSHGPVAAPDFVGPSPWTWAAFPFLIMLLGWMPAPVDLSAWSSLWMFSREEETGHFATTKETSIDFYLGYVMAVVMAVAFLALGKFIMFGSGHEFASGGIGFSQQLVNLYSANIGGWSKPVILTAAFVTMFSTTMTCIDGYPRSLAASCTLVSEKCASRFKQIFQIWIILSVIAACLIVVFFVNNLLQLLSFAAIISFVTSPILAYINYKVMNGDNVPKEERPGSSLKLLSLAGLLFFLVMTIGFVYVEFIRV, from the coding sequence ATGAGTAAAGTACAGGCAAGCACAGATACAGCCACACCACTGGCAACTGAATATTCTGGAGGCAATGTACGCCGTTTCAAGGCTATTGGCTCGGATATTTTCAATGGTTCGGATAACAGGAAAAATCTTTTCAAGGCAATCGGACCGGGTATCCTGGTAGCATGTTCCGCGATCGGAGGATCACATCTTGTATGGTCCACACAGGCAGGAGCATATTATGGCTGGGGTCTGCTTGGATTGATCCTGCTTGCCAATCTGTTCAAGTATCCTTTTTTCCTGTACGGTCAGCGCTATACTGCTGCCACGGGTGAGAGTCTTCTAGCAGGATACAGGCGACAGGGTGCTATATACGTGTACATTTTCCTTGGTATCAACATCCTGACAGGGATAATTAATACGGCAGGGGTGGCTATGTTAAGTGGTACACTGTTTGCAGGTTATGGTTTTACGGGTATCAGTATTCCGGCCTTCACAGTAGGAATTCTGCTTATATGTGCTGTGGTCATTCTCGTTGGTCATTACAAGATGCTGGATAAAATGGCAAAGGCCGCCGTTATTCTGCTTACTCTGAGTACTGTGGTTGCATTGGGACTTGCATTTTCACACGGACCTGTTGCAGCACCGGACTTTGTGGGTCCGAGTCCGTGGACATGGGCAGCTTTCCCGTTCTTGATAATGCTTCTTGGATGGATGCCGGCACCTGTTGACCTTTCCGCCTGGTCGAGCCTGTGGATGTTCAGCCGTGAAGAAGAAACAGGTCATTTTGCCACAACAAAGGAAACTTCAATCGACTTCTACCTTGGTTATGTAATGGCTGTGGTTATGGCCGTTGCTTTCCTGGCCCTTGGGAAATTTATCATGTTCGGTTCAGGTCATGAGTTTGCCAGCGGAGGAATAGGATTCAGTCAGCAGCTTGTAAATCTTTACTCTGCCAACATAGGCGGCTGGTCAAAACCTGTTATCCTGACAGCAGCGTTCGTAACAATGTTCAGTACTACAATGACATGCATCGACGGTTATCCCCGTTCATTGGCAGCAAGCTGTACATTGGTAAGTGAAAAATGTGCAAGTCGCTTCAAGCAGATCTTCCAGATATGGATTATACTATCGGTGATAGCAGCATGCCTGATCGTGGTGTTCTTTGTCAACAATCTTTTGCAACTCTTAAGTTTTGCAGCCATAATCAGCTTTGTAACCTCTCCGATCCTGGCATATATTAACTATAAGGTGATGAACGGTGACAATGTTCCAAAAGAAGAAAGACCGGGATCTTCCCTTAAGCTGCTGAGTCTGGCAGGTCTGCTCTTCTTCCTGGTGATGACCATTGGTTTTGTCTATGTGGAATTTATAAGGGTATAA
- a CDS encoding diphthine--ammonia ligase, with product MCGITGFFNNENAFELTQQSLKIMKDRGLDCMGICGHDWFGFSKDADELDLPESEDIDNILGHCLHSMVDFVRQPITLKGKISTNCEIYNWKELAEKYGITARNDSELLIELIELKLQNLNDTSDETILQAMDDLLAEIIGVYAFAYWKDNKVYVARDIIGIKPFWYTISDGFAFASEKKALARTGFSDIKELNPREILVYDLSDRSLQRFNRKFFSIVPEDSRPFETIKEDFLKLLENAVSVRIPDEKFGILFSGGLDSTVIAYLCKMLGKEPGIDFTCYTAGLEDVNLPPDIEHSLRLAEDLGLDLNVRKISLEGVEEYLKAVVPLVEDTNVPKVGVAMTMYAACVAAREDGIRVMFSGSGADELLAGYDRHKRSTDISRDCYADILKIYEKNTYRDDVVAMNNNIELRVPYLDRRFVDYCLKIPPQYKINTELDQNKLILREVARDIGLPDEVSMRRKQAAQYGSRFDKAIGKLTKKTGYRTKTEYLKQFYGQPIMKLGVLFSSGKDSNYAMHIMQQQNYAVECLITIKSQNPDSYMFHTPNIELAQLQAEAMGIPLIEEITPGEKEIELEDMKNAIQRAKDEFGIEGVVTGALYSNYQRERIERVCDELGLKAFSPLWHIDQEKEMKQLLSIGFEFIFSSIAAYGLDKSWVGRTIDEKDIERLVRLNEKIGLNVAGEGGEFESFVLDGPMYNKKIEIRELDVVELDEYTAKVMIKDAVLVDKD from the coding sequence ATGTGCGGAATTACAGGTTTTTTTAACAATGAGAATGCATTCGAACTGACCCAGCAGTCCCTCAAGATCATGAAGGACCGTGGACTTGACTGTATGGGAATATGCGGACATGACTGGTTCGGTTTCTCAAAGGATGCGGATGAGCTGGATCTGCCTGAAAGTGAAGACATAGATAATATACTTGGGCATTGCCTGCATTCAATGGTTGATTTTGTCAGACAGCCCATTACCCTTAAAGGAAAGATCAGCACCAACTGCGAGATATACAACTGGAAAGAGCTCGCAGAAAAGTACGGCATCACAGCAAGAAATGATTCCGAGCTGCTTATAGAACTGATAGAGTTGAAATTGCAGAACTTAAACGATACCTCTGATGAAACTATACTTCAGGCAATGGACGATCTGCTTGCCGAGATCATAGGAGTGTATGCATTTGCTTACTGGAAAGATAATAAGGTCTACGTAGCAAGGGACATAATCGGTATCAAGCCATTCTGGTATACAATATCTGATGGCTTTGCATTTGCATCGGAAAAGAAAGCTCTAGCAAGAACAGGGTTTTCAGACATTAAGGAACTAAACCCTAGAGAGATCCTGGTCTATGACCTCAGTGACAGATCCTTGCAGCGTTTTAACAGGAAGTTCTTTTCTATAGTCCCGGAGGACAGCAGACCCTTTGAGACCATAAAGGAAGATTTTCTGAAATTGCTGGAAAATGCGGTATCCGTACGTATTCCTGATGAAAAGTTCGGTATCCTCTTTTCCGGCGGGCTTGACTCAACGGTTATCGCATACCTGTGCAAAATGCTCGGTAAAGAGCCGGGAATTGATTTTACCTGCTATACTGCTGGCCTTGAGGATGTTAATCTGCCGCCGGATATAGAGCATTCCCTAAGACTTGCTGAAGATCTTGGTCTTGATCTTAATGTCAGGAAGATAAGCCTTGAGGGTGTTGAGGAATATCTGAAAGCGGTTGTTCCACTGGTTGAAGATACGAACGTTCCCAAGGTGGGAGTTGCCATGACCATGTATGCTGCATGTGTTGCTGCCAGGGAAGACGGTATCAGGGTCATGTTCTCAGGATCGGGAGCTGATGAGCTGCTAGCAGGATATGACCGCCATAAGCGCTCCACTGATATCAGCAGGGATTGCTATGCTGATATACTGAAGATATACGAGAAGAACACCTACAGGGACGATGTCGTCGCCATGAACAATAACATAGAGCTGCGTGTGCCCTATCTTGACAGACGCTTTGTTGACTATTGTCTCAAAATACCCCCTCAGTACAAGATCAATACCGAGCTGGACCAGAACAAACTGATCCTGAGGGAGGTCGCCAGGGACATCGGGCTCCCGGATGAAGTTTCCATGCGTAGAAAGCAGGCTGCTCAGTATGGAAGCAGGTTTGACAAGGCCATCGGCAAACTCACCAAAAAAACAGGCTACAGGACAAAGACCGAATACCTGAAACAGTTCTACGGGCAGCCCATTATGAAACTCGGAGTTCTTTTCAGTTCTGGCAAGGACAGCAATTATGCCATGCATATCATGCAGCAGCAGAACTATGCAGTTGAATGCCTAATCACAATCAAGAGCCAGAACCCGGACTCTTACATGTTCCATACCCCGAATATCGAGCTTGCACAGCTTCAGGCAGAAGCCATGGGTATTCCTCTGATAGAGGAGATCACTCCCGGCGAAAAAGAGATCGAACTCGAGGACATGAAGAATGCCATCCAGAGAGCAAAAGATGAGTTCGGTATCGAAGGTGTCGTCACCGGAGCGCTGTATTCCAATTACCAGCGGGAAAGGATAGAAAGGGTTTGTGACGAACTTGGTCTCAAAGCTTTTTCACCACTCTGGCACATCGACCAGGAAAAAGAGATGAAACAATTATTGTCGATCGGTTTTGAGTTCATTTTCAGCAGCATTGCAGCTTACGGCCTTGATAAGAGCTGGGTCGGACGCACAATAGATGAAAAGGATATTGAAAGGCTTGTCAGGCTCAACGAAAAGATCGGTCTCAATGTTGCAGGTGAAGGTGGTGAGTTTGAGAGCTTCGTGCTTGACGGACCGATGTATAATAAAAAGATAGAAATCCGGGAACTGGATGTTGTCGAGCTTGACGAGTACACGGCAAAAGTAATGATAAAGGATGCTGTGCTGGTCGATAAGGACTGA
- a CDS encoding CDP-alcohol phosphatidyltransferase family protein: protein MFGELKSNIRASILPMAKKIPLSPNSLTLIGLLVSVYAAVQFARGFLIIGALLILISGLFDVFDGAVARANGCTSAFGAVFDSVCDRYADAVVFAGIIYGLITGSIPQVNILSMPLWFWTVMAIIGSYLVSYTRSRAEAMGASEMDVGIAERPERMLVLMGGAVTGMLGIALFIIVIITHVTVVQRLIHARKSLA from the coding sequence ATGTTTGGCGAACTAAAATCTAATATCAGGGCATCGATCCTGCCGATGGCAAAAAAAATACCCCTGTCTCCTAACTCATTGACTTTGATAGGTCTTCTTGTAAGCGTTTATGCCGCAGTCCAGTTTGCAAGGGGTTTTCTTATAATCGGCGCTCTGCTAATACTGATAAGTGGGCTCTTTGATGTCTTTGATGGTGCAGTGGCCAGGGCGAACGGATGTACTTCAGCCTTTGGCGCAGTCTTTGATTCGGTATGTGACAGGTATGCCGATGCAGTGGTGTTTGCAGGCATCATCTATGGTCTTATAACAGGCAGCATTCCTCAGGTTAATATATTGTCAATGCCTCTCTGGTTCTGGACCGTTATGGCGATAATAGGTTCGTATCTTGTCAGCTATACCCGTTCAAGAGCTGAAGCCATGGGTGCCAGTGAAATGGATGTCGGGATTGCCGAGAGGCCTGAAAGGATGCTTGTGCTGATGGGCGGTGCGGTGACAGGGATGCTTGGAATAGCACTTTTTATTATAGTCATCATCACCCATGTGACTGTTGTACAACGCCTGATACATGCCAGGAAATCACTTGCATAA
- the purS gene encoding phosphoribosylformylglycinamidine synthase subunit PurS, translating into MQYQADVTIELKAGMLDPEGTTIKRALEHLGYETDSVRTAKKYTITLEAESIHDARENVEEMCQKLIANPIIHNYAISLRETE; encoded by the coding sequence ATGCAGTATCAAGCTGATGTAACCATTGAACTTAAGGCAGGTATGCTTGACCCGGAAGGCACAACGATAAAAAGAGCTCTTGAACACCTCGGTTATGAGACCGATAGTGTCAGGACAGCAAAGAAATACACTATCACCCTTGAAGCGGAAAGTATACACGATGCAAGGGAAAACGTAGAAGAGATGTGCCAGAAACTGATAGCAAACCCGATCATCCATAACTATGCGATATCCCTGAGGGAAACAGAATGA
- the purQ gene encoding phosphoribosylformylglycinamidine synthase subunit PurQ: MSIAIVQFGGSNCDLDVLHVLKDVVGVDAELVWYKEENLDRFDGIVIPGGFSYGDYLRAGAIAARTPIMNSVKKQAEAGKPVIGICNGFQVLTESGLLDGALTTNNYPKFRCESTFLRVETTDTPFTSAFRKGDILSIPIAHMEGNFYADEPTLARMEDNSQVAFRYVDKNGKVTDEVNPNGSQENIAGIVSTQKNVLGMMPHPERASEDVLGSSDGLKIFKSMAEYISGR, encoded by the coding sequence ATGAGCATTGCCATTGTCCAGTTTGGTGGCAGCAACTGCGACCTTGATGTCCTTCATGTTCTCAAGGATGTCGTGGGTGTTGATGCCGAGCTTGTATGGTATAAGGAAGAGAATCTGGACCGGTTTGACGGAATCGTAATACCCGGTGGTTTCTCCTATGGTGACTATCTCAGGGCCGGTGCAATAGCCGCACGTACCCCTATTATGAACTCGGTGAAAAAACAGGCCGAAGCCGGCAAACCCGTGATCGGCATATGCAATGGTTTCCAGGTACTCACGGAATCCGGTCTGCTCGATGGTGCACTGACCACAAATAACTATCCGAAGTTCAGGTGCGAATCCACATTCCTCAGAGTCGAGACTACTGATACGCCATTTACTTCAGCCTTCAGAAAAGGTGATATCCTGAGTATCCCAATAGCTCACATGGAAGGAAATTTCTATGCGGATGAGCCAACTCTTGCAAGAATGGAAGATAACAGCCAGGTGGCCTTCAGGTATGTGGATAAGAACGGTAAAGTGACTGATGAAGTAAATCCCAATGGTTCACAGGAGAACATTGCCGGAATCGTCAGCACTCAGAAGAATGTGCTTGGTATGATGCCACATCCCGAGAGGGCATCCGAGGATGTGCTGGGATCTTCCGATGGATTGAAGATTTTTAAGTCAATGGCGGAGTATATCTCTGGCCGTTGA